CGACTCCTCTTCGGTGAGTTCGCGGCGAATCTTCGCGGGCACGCCCGCGGCGAGCACGCGGTCGCCGATCTCGAAGCCCTCGAGCACCACTGCGCCGGCCGCGATGAGGGAGCCGGTGCCGATGGCCGAGTGGCTCAGCAGCGAGGCGCGCATGCCGACGAGTGTGCCGTTGCCGACGGTCGTGCCGTGGAGCATCGCGGCGTGGCCGACCGTGACGTCGTCGCCGAGGGTGCAGGACGCGTCGGCGTCGACGTGCACGACGGTGCCGTCCTGCAGGTTCGAGCGCGCGCCGATGCGGATCGCGCCCGAGTCGCCGCGCAGCACGCAGCCATAGAAGACGCTCGAGTCGGGGCCGATCTCGACGTCGCCGATGATCGTGGCGTTCGGCGCGATCCACGCCGAACGGTGGATGCGGGGGCTGACGCCATTGAAGGGGAGCAACAGTGGTCCTTGCATGTTGCCCAGTGTATT
The Gulosibacter sediminis genome window above contains:
- a CDS encoding gamma carbonic anhydrase family protein, which translates into the protein MQGPLLLPFNGVSPRIHRSAWIAPNATIIGDVEIGPDSSVFYGCVLRGDSGAIRIGARSNLQDGTVVHVDADASCTLGDDVTVGHAAMLHGTTVGNGTLVGMRASLLSHSAIGTGSLIAAGAVVLEGFEIGDRVLAAGVPAKIRRELTEEESAGFIPHAGGYVELSKRQPTLPEALSLDTCWFE